In the Chlorobium limicola DSM 245 genome, one interval contains:
- the argC gene encoding N-acetyl-gamma-glutamyl-phosphate reductase, producing the protein MEHSDISSAAGKQYSVSVIGASGYSGAELVRLLLRHPSVRLETLYAFSQAGKRFSDLYPSISCDMELQRYEGESTGDICFLALPHGEALNIVPGLVRSGKTVIDLSGDFRLKNLDEHETYYRQSKPADACMTYAMPELFRDEIARSRAVSNPGCYATSIILALAPLFLGQDNSFSVRTVSCTAVSGISGAGRTSKTELSFSEMSENMRAYKVCQHQHTPEIMQALGSSASAPSFDFTFTPVIGPFTRGIYSMLTVSLQGPVETNAIQELYRSFYAAAPFVRVRSSMTEVRHVAMTNFCDIHIAYGPENGRLVIVSAIDNLLKGAAGQAVQNMNIMLGMDETLGLL; encoded by the coding sequence ATGGAGCATTCAGACATCTCGTCCGCCGCCGGGAAGCAGTATTCCGTTTCCGTTATCGGAGCATCCGGTTATTCGGGCGCTGAGCTTGTGCGACTGCTGCTTCGCCATCCATCAGTCAGGCTTGAAACGCTTTACGCTTTTTCACAGGCCGGAAAGCGGTTTTCCGATCTCTACCCTTCGATATCCTGTGATATGGAGTTGCAGCGCTATGAAGGCGAGAGCACGGGCGATATCTGTTTTCTTGCGCTTCCGCATGGCGAAGCCCTGAATATTGTGCCTGGGCTTGTGCGGTCGGGCAAAACCGTCATCGATCTTTCGGGAGATTTCAGGCTGAAAAATCTCGATGAGCACGAAACCTATTACAGGCAGTCCAAGCCGGCCGATGCCTGCATGACCTATGCCATGCCTGAACTGTTCAGGGATGAAATCGCCCGTTCGCGGGCAGTGAGCAATCCGGGGTGTTACGCAACGAGTATCATTCTCGCCCTTGCTCCGCTCTTTCTCGGGCAGGATAACTCTTTCAGCGTCAGAACGGTCAGCTGTACGGCGGTTTCAGGCATTTCAGGCGCCGGACGCACAAGCAAAACCGAACTCTCATTTTCCGAAATGAGTGAAAACATGCGGGCATACAAGGTCTGTCAGCATCAGCATACGCCTGAAATCATGCAGGCTCTCGGTTCGTCAGCTTCCGCGCCATCATTTGATTTTACCTTTACTCCGGTGATAGGTCCTTTTACCAGAGGGATTTATTCCATGCTCACCGTTTCGCTTCAGGGCCCGGTTGAAACGAATGCCATACAGGAACTTTACCGGAGCTTTTATGCTGCAGCTCCCTTTGTGCGCGTACGCAGCAGTATGACGGAGGTTCGTCATGTAGCCATGACCAATTTCTGCGATATTCATATCGCTTATGGCCCGGAAAACGGCCGTCTGGTCATCGTCAGCGCTATCGACAATCTCCTGAAAGGAGCTGCGGGCCAGGCGGTGCAGAACATGAACATCATGCTCGGAATGGATGAAACGCTTGGGTTACTCTGA
- the argF gene encoding ornithine carbamoyltransferase yields the protein MEQALKPAHSGKRDFLGFSRLDAAKIIELFEYSLHIKQKRNAPQADVPFLPLKDRTVAMIFSKPSLRTRVSFELGIHELGGYAISLEGKSIGVGSRESVEDIARLLSRYNDAIVARLHEHSIIEGLAANATIPVVNALTDLSHPCQVLADAFTLYERGLWHDGIKVVFVGDGNNVANSWIELAGILPFHFVLACPEGYTPDSGLLEAARSSGVSKIEVLHDPAEAAAGADALYTDVWTSMGQEDEFEERLRIFSPFQINSDLLRLAKPSAVVMHCMPAHRGQEITAEVMDGPQSVILDEAENRLHVQKALLVKLLNHEEYRKFHLTHRLLNAAKNIKA from the coding sequence ATGGAACAGGCTCTGAAACCGGCGCACTCCGGAAAACGCGATTTCCTTGGTTTTTCCAGGCTCGATGCCGCTAAAATCATTGAACTTTTCGAGTATTCCCTGCATATCAAGCAGAAAAGGAATGCTCCGCAGGCAGATGTGCCATTTCTGCCTCTTAAAGACAGGACAGTTGCCATGATATTCAGCAAACCCTCACTGCGCACGAGGGTTTCCTTTGAACTTGGCATTCATGAACTCGGTGGGTACGCAATCAGTCTCGAAGGCAAATCGATAGGGGTGGGATCGAGAGAGTCCGTTGAGGATATCGCACGTCTGCTTTCCCGCTATAACGACGCCATTGTCGCCCGTCTGCACGAGCACAGCATCATTGAAGGACTTGCGGCAAACGCCACGATTCCGGTTGTCAACGCCCTGACCGACCTTTCGCATCCCTGTCAGGTACTGGCCGATGCCTTTACCCTTTACGAAAGAGGGTTGTGGCACGACGGCATCAAGGTGGTTTTTGTCGGAGACGGCAACAACGTCGCCAACTCCTGGATCGAGCTTGCCGGCATACTTCCCTTCCATTTTGTGCTTGCCTGTCCTGAAGGCTATACACCGGACAGCGGACTGCTCGAAGCAGCCCGGTCATCCGGAGTAAGTAAAATCGAGGTGTTACACGATCCCGCTGAAGCCGCTGCCGGAGCGGATGCGCTCTATACCGACGTATGGACAAGCATGGGCCAGGAGGACGAGTTCGAGGAACGGCTGAGAATATTTTCCCCTTTCCAGATCAACAGCGACCTGCTTCGTCTGGCAAAACCCTCGGCAGTCGTCATGCACTGCATGCCGGCACACCGCGGTCAGGAAATCACCGCAGAGGTCATGGACGGACCGCAGTCGGTGATTCTCGACGAGGCGGAAAACCGGCTGCATGTCCAGAAAGCCCTGCTTGTCAAGCTGCTCAATCATGAGGAGTACCGGAAGTTTCATCTCACTCACCGGCTTCTCAATGCGGCTAAAAACATCAAGGCCTGA
- a CDS encoding arginine repressor, whose protein sequence is MNKQVRQSKIREMLHLHEVGNQHDLIRLLEEAGIRVAQATLSRDCSELGIIRSKGLNGYRLALPEENPGNIIKGLVEVEVLSIQSNEAVIIIKTLPGRAHGVGSFLDQLKNSQILGTIAGDDTVLVIPVSVAQISQVISYIQENLSKN, encoded by the coding sequence ATGAACAAACAGGTACGGCAGTCTAAAATAAGAGAGATGCTCCATCTCCATGAGGTCGGCAATCAGCACGATCTCATTCGACTGCTTGAAGAGGCGGGAATCAGAGTAGCTCAGGCCACACTGTCGAGAGACTGCTCGGAGCTTGGTATCATCCGTTCCAAAGGGCTGAACGGCTATCGTCTTGCTCTGCCGGAAGAAAATCCCGGCAATATCATCAAGGGGCTTGTAGAAGTCGAGGTGCTTTCCATTCAGTCCAATGAAGCTGTCATCATCATTAAAACCCTTCCGGGAAGAGCGCACGGCGTGGGTTCTTTTCTCGACCAGCTGAAAAATTCGCAGATTCTCGGTACCATTGCCGGCGATGATACCGTTCTTGTTATTCCCGTTTCCGTAGCGCAGATTTCACAGGTGATATCCTATATTCAAGAAAATCTTTCCAAAAACTGA
- the argH gene encoding argininosuccinate lyase gives MSNKKELLWQSRFSEPFDRDALRFSSSVHVDKALFREDIEGSTAHVTMLAEEGIISEEESGQIIRGLREIGAELEAGDLVPHWEDEDIHTVIENRLKEKIGATAGKIHSGRSRNDQVATDTRLYLRRQIRTLGTALQGLQKTLVSKAETYRETIIFGYTHLQRAQPISAGHYYLAYFNMFRRDRDRLTDLLKRVNISPLGAAAFAGSTLPLNPARSAELLDFDGVFSNSIDAVSDRDTVIEFISVCSMVMMHLSRFAEDLILWSSYEFGYLEISDAFATGSSLMPQKKNADIAELVRGKTGRVYGSLITMLTIMKGLPLSYNRDMQEDKPPLFDTAETTIESVSIFGKLLEHTTLKEERLAKLTADDLSLATEIAEYLVKKQLPFRDAHRVTGRIVSHSLMSGTTLPGITLDVYRTFSELFESDIYAALKPEASIKAKKTHGSCSFDSVAIQLEEAKKLL, from the coding sequence ATGAGCAACAAGAAAGAACTTCTCTGGCAGAGCCGGTTTTCCGAGCCGTTCGACCGTGACGCGCTCCGCTTCTCTTCATCGGTGCATGTCGATAAAGCTCTTTTCAGGGAGGATATAGAGGGCTCGACTGCCCACGTCACCATGCTGGCAGAAGAGGGAATAATTTCCGAAGAGGAGTCAGGGCAGATTATTCGCGGCCTGCGGGAAATCGGAGCGGAACTTGAAGCGGGTGATCTCGTGCCTCACTGGGAAGACGAGGATATTCATACGGTAATCGAAAATCGCCTGAAAGAGAAAATCGGTGCCACTGCAGGAAAAATACACTCAGGAAGAAGCCGGAACGACCAGGTTGCCACCGATACCCGACTCTATCTCCGCCGGCAGATCCGCACGCTTGGTACCGCACTGCAGGGACTGCAGAAAACCCTCGTTTCGAAGGCTGAAACCTACAGGGAGACGATCATTTTCGGCTACACCCATCTGCAGCGGGCACAGCCCATATCGGCCGGTCATTACTATCTCGCCTATTTCAACATGTTCCGGCGCGACCGCGACCGGCTGACCGATCTTCTCAAGCGGGTCAACATCTCTCCGCTCGGTGCGGCGGCGTTTGCCGGAAGCACCCTTCCGCTCAACCCCGCAAGAAGCGCGGAGTTGCTTGATTTCGACGGAGTGTTCTCCAACAGTATCGATGCCGTGAGTGACCGTGACACCGTTATCGAGTTTATTTCCGTCTGTTCGATGGTGATGATGCACCTGTCAAGATTTGCCGAAGATCTGATTCTCTGGAGCTCCTACGAGTTCGGCTACCTTGAAATCAGCGACGCCTTTGCCACCGGCTCTTCGCTTATGCCGCAGAAAAAAAACGCAGATATTGCGGAACTGGTACGGGGAAAAACCGGAAGGGTATACGGCAGTCTCATCACCATGCTGACCATCATGAAAGGGCTTCCTCTCTCCTATAACCGGGATATGCAGGAGGACAAACCCCCGCTTTTCGATACGGCCGAAACGACCATCGAGAGCGTCTCGATTTTCGGAAAGCTGCTCGAACACACCACACTCAAAGAGGAACGGCTTGCAAAGCTGACGGCCGATGACCTCAGTCTTGCTACCGAGATTGCCGAATATCTGGTAAAAAAACAGCTTCCGTTCAGGGACGCCCACCGGGTTACCGGCAGAATCGTCTCTCACAGCCTCATGTCCGGCACGACGCTTCCCGGGATCACCCTGGACGTGTACAGAACGTTTTCGGAGCTGTTCGAGAGCGATATTTACGCCGCCCTTAAACCCGAAGCGAGCATCAAGGCAAAAAAAACGCACGGCAGCTGTTCCTTCGACTCCGTAGCAATACAGCTTGAAGAAGCAAAAAAGCTGCTGTAG
- a CDS encoding substrate-binding domain-containing protein, protein MMTLIRDKPLAENPGKTEARNNFMQAVRRVSLLLLILAGGCVRNTGTIEEHRSAVSGKLHVAVDKPLDAAVRAQTGIFRAHYPEASFTVEPDISGKTLLALLKGKADAVLINGSTTPAEDSLLADPKRPGRKEAVARDAIICIVNRNCPADSITVDRIVTMLSGQNYAALPLVPWITRNDYRLLTTLRHILKTSGKPLHAMQTDSDSLLAVKVASDPRAAGLLYLSALKTLSLPDSIGNRIRILPASGTGEHASRAILPSEQALFDGSYPLATVVYYIYLPGDPLAAGFGSWLSKEGQKGFERSYLAPFRQMPRTIILK, encoded by the coding sequence ATGATGACACTCATCCGCGATAAACCGCTGGCCGAAAACCCCGGAAAAACAGAAGCCCGGAACAATTTTATGCAGGCAGTACGAAGAGTCTCTCTGCTGTTGCTCATTCTGGCAGGGGGGTGCGTTCGAAATACCGGAACCATCGAAGAGCACCGTTCAGCTGTCTCGGGAAAGCTCCATGTGGCTGTTGACAAGCCTCTTGATGCTGCGGTGAGAGCCCAGACCGGAATTTTCAGGGCACACTACCCGGAAGCATCCTTTACCGTGGAACCCGATATCTCGGGAAAAACTCTGCTTGCGCTCCTGAAAGGCAAAGCCGATGCGGTTCTTATAAACGGTTCTACGACACCGGCCGAAGACTCCCTTCTGGCTGATCCGAAACGTCCCGGCAGGAAAGAGGCGGTTGCCCGCGATGCCATAATCTGCATTGTCAATCGGAACTGCCCGGCAGATTCGATCACCGTTGACAGAATTGTAACCATGCTTTCCGGACAAAACTATGCCGCATTGCCGCTTGTGCCCTGGATAACGCGAAACGATTACCGTCTGCTCACAACACTGCGGCATATCCTCAAAACCTCAGGAAAGCCTCTGCACGCCATGCAGACGGATTCTGATTCGCTGCTTGCAGTCAAGGTCGCATCGGATCCTCGTGCAGCGGGTCTCCTTTATCTTTCCGCACTGAAAACCCTCTCCCTTCCTGATAGTATCGGGAATCGGATACGTATCCTTCCTGCGTCCGGAACGGGGGAACACGCGTCAAGAGCTATCCTCCCTTCGGAACAGGCGCTTTTTGACGGCTCCTATCCCCTCGCTACAGTGGTTTACTATATCTATCTTCCGGGCGATCCGCTGGCAGCCGGTTTCGGCTCATGGCTTTCAAAGGAGGGACAGAAAGGTTTTGAAAGGAGTTACCTCGCCCCCTTCCGCCAGATGCCGAGAACAATTATCCTTAAATAA
- the argJ gene encoding bifunctional glutamate N-acetyltransferase/amino-acid acetyltransferase ArgJ yields the protein MTINLQKALDTTRELAASTIWPQTVTPLLSSGTEDAGFWPDGFQSAGISAAIKYNKKDLMLLLSERPASAAAVFTTNLCCAAPVMLSKEHLRERNGIMRAVVCNSGNANAATGRQGLLDASAMAEESARLLGLAPEDVLVASTGVIGQFLPMRKILDAMQELPSALQKASCLDAAEAIMTTDTFPKFFALDVRLSGGTARLSGIAKGSGMICPNMATMLSFLATDASIEPALLQEMLRKANRNSFNAITVDGDTSTNDMVSILAGGKGPCIQEQSQDAAIFTEALELLMTFLAKLIVIDGEGATKLVGIRVEGAVSDEEAELAAKTIANSPLVKTALHGEDANWGRIMAAAGRSGAFFRQEEVEILFDDLPVLKPGFIADFSEEDAAIILKKPSYTMTVRLGGGSGHASVWTCDLSKEYIEINGSYRS from the coding sequence GTGACCATTAATCTTCAGAAAGCGCTCGACACAACAAGGGAGCTGGCCGCTTCGACCATATGGCCTCAAACGGTGACTCCCCTGCTTTCATCCGGAACGGAGGATGCCGGATTCTGGCCTGACGGATTTCAATCCGCCGGAATTTCAGCGGCCATCAAATACAATAAAAAAGATCTCATGCTCCTGCTCTCGGAGCGACCGGCTTCGGCTGCTGCGGTTTTCACGACCAACCTCTGTTGTGCCGCTCCGGTAATGCTCTCGAAAGAGCATCTCAGGGAGCGTAATGGCATCATGCGGGCGGTCGTCTGCAACAGCGGAAATGCCAATGCGGCAACCGGGCGGCAGGGGCTTCTTGATGCTTCGGCAATGGCGGAAGAGAGCGCAAGGCTGTTAGGGTTGGCCCCTGAAGATGTGCTGGTGGCGTCAACCGGAGTGATCGGCCAGTTTCTGCCCATGCGGAAAATTCTCGATGCCATGCAGGAACTGCCATCAGCCCTGCAAAAGGCATCATGCCTCGATGCGGCCGAAGCGATCATGACCACCGACACCTTTCCAAAGTTTTTCGCGCTCGATGTCCGACTTTCGGGCGGCACGGCACGATTGAGCGGTATCGCCAAAGGATCGGGCATGATTTGCCCGAACATGGCCACCATGCTCTCTTTTCTTGCCACCGATGCGTCGATCGAACCCGCGCTGCTGCAGGAGATGCTCCGAAAAGCGAACAGAAACAGTTTCAACGCCATCACCGTTGATGGCGATACAAGCACCAACGATATGGTGTCGATTCTTGCCGGCGGTAAAGGACCCTGCATTCAGGAACAGAGTCAGGATGCCGCTATTTTTACCGAAGCGCTGGAGCTGCTCATGACCTTTCTCGCAAAGCTCATTGTCATCGATGGTGAAGGGGCGACCAAGCTTGTCGGTATTCGTGTCGAGGGTGCCGTCTCGGACGAAGAGGCCGAACTGGCGGCAAAAACCATAGCCAACTCGCCGCTGGTTAAAACCGCCCTCCACGGCGAGGACGCAAACTGGGGCAGAATCATGGCCGCAGCCGGCAGATCGGGAGCTTTTTTCAGGCAGGAGGAGGTAGAAATTCTTTTTGACGATCTGCCCGTTCTCAAGCCCGGGTTCATAGCTGATTTTTCCGAAGAAGATGCGGCGATCATCCTGAAAAAACCATCGTATACCATGACGGTGCGTCTTGGCGGCGGATCCGGGCATGCATCAGTATGGACCTGCGATCTGAGTAAAGAGTATATTGAAATCAATGGAAGCTACAGGAGCTGA
- the argB gene encoding acetylglutamate kinase, whose translation MNPLCSEFTSSSRKAPEAAIGQVLIEALPYIRKFEGKTFVIKYGGSAMKDELLKNSFAQNVTLLRKVGINVVLVHGGGDAITRTAEKLGLVSQFVHGKRVTDNDMITVVQMTLAGKVNQDIVRLLSEHGGKAVGVTGLDADTIKAVPGPNAEKLGLVGDVESINTDYIDLLCRAGLIPVIAPVGYDHNGNIYNINADDAASSIAIALKAEKLIYVSDVEGIQVGERILKTICKAEAADFIEQGIISGGMIPKVLSAFKTLDGGVRKIHLIDGKFTHSLLLEIFTHEGIGTQFIAEQDNDQQENR comes from the coding sequence ATGAATCCTTTGTGCAGCGAATTCACATCTTCCTCAAGAAAGGCTCCGGAAGCAGCTATCGGCCAGGTGCTCATCGAGGCCCTGCCCTACATCCGCAAATTCGAGGGGAAAACATTTGTCATCAAGTATGGCGGTTCCGCCATGAAAGATGAGTTACTCAAGAACAGTTTCGCCCAGAATGTCACCCTGCTCAGAAAAGTAGGCATCAATGTCGTGCTTGTGCATGGCGGAGGCGATGCCATCACCCGCACTGCCGAAAAGCTTGGGCTCGTCTCACAGTTCGTGCATGGCAAACGTGTTACCGATAACGACATGATAACCGTTGTGCAGATGACCCTTGCCGGCAAGGTAAATCAGGATATTGTGCGGCTTCTGAGCGAACATGGAGGCAAGGCGGTCGGCGTTACCGGGCTCGATGCCGATACCATAAAGGCCGTTCCGGGTCCGAATGCCGAAAAACTCGGTCTCGTCGGCGACGTCGAGTCGATCAACACCGACTACATCGATCTGCTCTGCCGCGCAGGGCTCATTCCTGTAATCGCTCCGGTCGGTTACGATCATAACGGCAACATCTACAATATTAATGCTGACGATGCCGCAAGCAGTATTGCCATCGCTCTCAAGGCAGAAAAACTGATCTATGTCAGCGACGTCGAAGGGATACAGGTTGGTGAGCGGATTCTGAAAACCATCTGCAAGGCGGAAGCTGCGGATTTTATCGAACAGGGTATTATTTCCGGCGGCATGATTCCGAAAGTGCTTTCGGCATTCAAGACGCTGGATGGAGGCGTCAGAAAAATTCATCTGATCGACGGCAAATTCACCCACTCGCTTCTGCTCGAAATTTTTACGCATGAGGGTATCGGCACCCAGTTTATTGCCGAACAGGATAACGATCAACAAGAAAACAGATAA
- a CDS encoding argininosuccinate synthase, with protein sequence MSKEKIALAYSGGLDTSVMIKWLKDKYDAEIVAVTGNLGQQKEIENLESKAYSTGASAFRFVDLRKTFVEEYIWRALKAGALYEDVYPLATALGRPLLAKALVDVALEENCTMLAHGCTGKGNDQVRFEVTFASLAPHLKILAPLREWEFTSREAEIAYALEHNIPVSATKKSPYSIDENIWGISIECGVLEDPMVTPPEDAYQITTSPENAPDTPASVEIEFVKGIPVALDGERMSGLDMIQKLNDIGAANGIGRLDMIENRVVGIKSREIYEAPAATILHFAHRELERLTLEKTVFQYKKNISQDYANIIYNGTWFSPMRKALDAFVDETQKPVTGLVRLKLYKGGISLLGRNSPNSLYNEELATYTEADTFNHKAAAGFIHLYGLGMKTFSQVNPGL encoded by the coding sequence ATGAGTAAGGAAAAAATCGCACTTGCCTATTCCGGAGGCCTCGATACCTCCGTGATGATCAAATGGCTCAAAGACAAGTATGACGCCGAAATTGTTGCCGTTACCGGTAACCTCGGCCAGCAGAAAGAGATCGAAAATCTCGAATCAAAAGCATATTCGACGGGAGCCTCGGCTTTCAGGTTTGTCGATCTCCGCAAAACCTTTGTTGAAGAGTATATCTGGCGGGCACTGAAAGCCGGCGCCCTTTACGAGGATGTCTATCCGCTGGCAACGGCGCTCGGGCGTCCGCTGCTTGCCAAAGCGCTTGTCGATGTGGCACTTGAGGAGAACTGCACCATGCTGGCCCACGGCTGTACCGGAAAAGGAAACGACCAGGTTCGTTTCGAAGTGACCTTTGCTTCGCTTGCTCCCCATCTGAAAATTCTCGCTCCCCTGCGCGAATGGGAGTTCACTTCTCGCGAGGCAGAGATCGCCTACGCTCTCGAACATAACATACCGGTATCGGCCACAAAGAAAAGCCCCTACTCGATCGACGAGAACATCTGGGGCATCAGTATCGAATGCGGCGTGCTCGAAGATCCCATGGTGACTCCTCCCGAAGATGCCTACCAGATCACCACCTCTCCGGAAAATGCGCCCGATACTCCGGCATCGGTGGAGATCGAATTTGTGAAAGGCATACCGGTAGCTCTCGACGGCGAGCGTATGAGCGGACTCGACATGATCCAGAAACTCAACGACATCGGCGCGGCAAATGGCATCGGACGTCTCGACATGATCGAGAACCGCGTTGTCGGCATCAAGTCGCGTGAAATCTACGAGGCACCGGCAGCAACCATCCTGCACTTCGCACACCGTGAGCTGGAGCGGCTGACGCTTGAAAAAACCGTATTCCAGTACAAGAAGAACATCAGCCAGGACTACGCCAACATCATCTATAACGGCACCTGGTTCTCCCCGATGCGCAAGGCACTTGATGCCTTCGTCGACGAAACCCAGAAACCGGTAACCGGTCTTGTGCGCCTGAAGCTTTACAAAGGCGGTATCTCGCTGCTCGGCAGAAACTCGCCGAACTCGCTCTACAACGAAGAACTTGCGACCTACACCGAAGCCGATACCTTCAACCACAAGGCAGCGGCAGGGTTCATTCACCTGTACGGGCTTGGCATGAAAACCTTCAGCCAGGTCAATCCCGGTCTGTAA
- a CDS encoding carboxy terminal-processing peptidase yields the protein MDYHTPAIIKKGLIVVFVSLGCTASAIGKNTTPFLPAVAVVPLKPTETQQAAGKYVTQYLLKNHYRKVPVNDSLSQQIFGRYLEHLDGSKSYFLAGEVSALKKFYGNRIDDEFLQGKTTSGFAVYNQFLRRAKEKMRFMKATADTVRFNFSRQESLDLDRKNDPWPADRKELQALWKKELKYQWLNMKYSEGNDKSIRTELSKTFANRLKLLNQQKPDDALQAYMYAVTTSFDPHTGYFSPDEFENFQIDLSRSLEGIGARLQMESEYTVVNEVIPGGPAFRSNLLKKSDKIIGVGQGAGGEIIDVRGWRINDVVKLIRGKKGTSVRLKIYPASQGGRGPAKIVRLLRDKVDLQEQAARKSIIERERHKIGVITIPSFYLDFEGQKLNVNNYNSTTRDVSRILGELGNAGVDAVIVDLRDNGGGSLEEAVNVTGLFIPTGPVVQISNSSGGKMVLRDEDRRVLYNGPIAVLVNRYSASASEIFAAAIQDYGRGVIIGERTFGKGTVQSLVKLNRPFSFLSKQTELGQLKLTVAKFYRISGGSTQHKGVSPDISIPSLIDTAAIGEDTYTSSLPWSTISKTFYRPVSAISQNEIGRLRQSYQTGIIKDRTSREYVRDLGILNRIRKRKTVSLSEAAFKAENEELKRIEKRWMNEDDSLKEKSYYDFMLNRSADIMNDLIGIKKSGQAGSPARRMLSLN from the coding sequence ATGGACTACCATACCCCGGCGATCATAAAAAAAGGATTGATTGTCGTTTTTGTCTCATTAGGCTGCACAGCTTCGGCTATTGGAAAAAATACAACGCCGTTTCTGCCGGCAGTGGCGGTCGTTCCGCTGAAACCGACCGAAACGCAACAGGCGGCGGGTAAATATGTAACCCAGTATCTGCTGAAAAACCATTACCGCAAGGTTCCGGTAAATGACTCGCTCTCACAGCAGATTTTCGGGCGCTATCTTGAGCATCTTGACGGGAGCAAGAGTTATTTCCTGGCCGGGGAGGTATCGGCTCTGAAAAAGTTTTACGGAAATCGTATCGACGACGAGTTTCTTCAGGGAAAGACGACCTCCGGATTTGCAGTTTACAACCAGTTTCTGCGCAGGGCCAAAGAGAAAATGCGATTTATGAAAGCCACGGCAGATACCGTGCGTTTCAATTTTTCCAGACAGGAATCGCTTGATCTTGACCGCAAAAACGATCCCTGGCCGGCAGACAGGAAAGAGCTGCAGGCGCTCTGGAAAAAAGAACTTAAATACCAGTGGCTGAACATGAAGTACTCGGAGGGGAATGACAAATCGATCCGAACCGAGCTTTCAAAAACGTTTGCGAACCGTCTCAAGCTGCTGAACCAGCAGAAACCCGATGATGCGCTGCAGGCATACATGTATGCGGTAACGACCTCATTCGATCCGCATACCGGCTATTTCTCGCCCGACGAATTCGAAAATTTTCAGATCGATCTCAGCCGTTCACTCGAAGGCATAGGCGCCCGACTGCAGATGGAAAGCGAATATACCGTTGTTAATGAGGTTATTCCCGGCGGACCTGCATTCAGAAGCAATTTATTGAAAAAATCCGACAAGATTATCGGAGTCGGTCAGGGAGCAGGAGGGGAAATAATCGATGTGCGAGGATGGAGAATCAACGATGTGGTGAAACTGATTCGTGGAAAAAAAGGGACCTCTGTTCGCCTGAAAATTTATCCGGCAAGCCAGGGAGGCAGGGGACCGGCAAAAATCGTCAGACTGCTGCGCGACAAGGTTGATCTGCAGGAGCAGGCCGCCCGGAAAAGCATCATCGAACGGGAAAGACATAAAATCGGAGTTATCACCATCCCGTCATTTTATCTGGACTTTGAAGGCCAGAAGCTTAACGTCAACAATTACAACAGCACGACAAGGGATGTTTCGCGAATTCTCGGCGAACTCGGTAACGCCGGTGTCGATGCCGTGATCGTCGATCTGCGCGACAACGGAGGCGGTTCACTCGAAGAGGCCGTCAACGTGACCGGGCTTTTTATTCCGACCGGCCCTGTGGTTCAGATCAGCAACTCTTCAGGCGGAAAAATGGTGCTGCGCGATGAAGACAGGCGGGTACTCTATAACGGGCCGATAGCCGTGCTGGTTAACCGTTACAGCGCTTCCGCATCAGAAATATTTGCCGCTGCGATTCAGGATTATGGTCGTGGGGTTATTATAGGAGAGCGTACATTCGGTAAAGGCACGGTTCAAAGCCTTGTCAAGCTGAACCGCCCGTTCAGTTTTCTTTCGAAACAGACGGAACTCGGCCAGTTGAAGCTGACTGTTGCGAAGTTTTACCGGATCTCGGGTGGCAGCACCCAGCACAAAGGAGTATCTCCGGATATTTCCATTCCCTCTCTGATCGATACGGCTGCAATCGGAGAGGATACCTATACCAGCAGTCTTCCCTGGAGCACAATTTCAAAAACCTTTTACCGACCGGTTTCCGCTATTTCTCAGAATGAAATCGGCAGGCTCAGGCAGAGTTATCAGACCGGCATCATAAAAGACAGAACAAGCAGGGAGTATGTGAGGGATCTCGGCATACTGAACCGTATCAGAAAAAGAAAAACGGTCTCTCTGAGCGAAGCGGCATTCAAGGCTGAAAATGAAGAGCTGAAGAGAATTGAAAAACGGTGGATGAACGAGGATGACAGCCTGAAGGAAAAAAGTTACTACGATTTCATGCTGAACCGTTCGGCAGACATCATGAACGACCTGATAGGGATAAAAAAATCCGGACAGGCGGGATCGCCTGCCCGAAGAATGCTGTCGTTGAATTAG